The following proteins come from a genomic window of Triticum aestivum cultivar Chinese Spring chromosome 6A, IWGSC CS RefSeq v2.1, whole genome shotgun sequence:
- the LOC123130145 gene encoding uncharacterized protein, translated as MSSPHNHRRRRSSAAPLEGEDLLSEILVRLPPLPSSLPRAFLVCERWRGIVSDARFLRRFRLHHRRNPPLLGCFVQGISPIRFEPTLEAPNRVPEARFSFPIDAAHTYVILGCRHGLMLIFLWRRNQLLVWDPVTGDRHHLDVPPGFDNEETRIKGAVLRPAGVAHHFQVVLVGNSDIQLTQAVASVYSSETGLWSNLLSAPLPADDPDVVTRVYHDMCSVMIGNSLHWFLIGNFCGILEFNLDTQSLSVIHAPVDVDVNTCSVTVMRAEGGGLGFLFLSDYCVQVWKRKTDCDGVASWVLGRTVALDNLLSMNSEEGSQSPRILGFAEDNNVVLLWTFIGVFKVHFESLQSKKLLESYRFYRWFHYYPFEAVYTADAGIM; from the exons ATGAGCAGCCCCcacaaccaccgccgccgccgctcgtcggCGGCGCCGCTGGAGGGCGAAGACCTCCTCTCAGAGATCCTCGTCCGCCTCCCCCCGCTGCCATCCTCCCTCCCCCGCGCATTCCTCGTCTGCGAGCGCTGGCGCGGCATCGTATCCGACGCCCGATTTCTCCGCCGcttccgcctccaccaccgccgcaaCCCTCCCCTCCTCGGTTGCTTCGTCCAAGGTATCTCCCCCATCCGTTTCGAACCTACGCTAGAGGCCCCCAATCGCGTCCCGGAAGCCCGCTTCTCCTTCCCGATTGACGCCGCACACACCTATGTGATCCTCGGATGCCGCCATGGCCTCATGCTCATCTTCCTCTGGCGGCGGAACCAGCTCCTGGTGTGGGATCCCGTCACCGGTGACCGGCACCACCTAGACGTCCCCCCAGGGTTTGACAATGAGGAGACCAGGATCAAAGGAGCGGTGCTTCGTCCTGCCGGAGTTGCCCACCACTTCCAGGTTGTCTTGGTGGGCAACAGCGACATACAACTTACACAGGCTGTGGCCTCGGTGTACTCGTCGGAGACCGGTCTATGGAGTAATCTCCTTTCGGCGCCTCTTCCGGCCGACGATCCTGATGTAGTCACCAGGGTTTACCATGACATGTGCTCCGTGATGATTGGGAATTCCCTTCACTGGTTCCTTATAGGGAATTTCTGTGGAATACTTGAGTTTAATTTGGATACGCAGAGCCTTAGTGTGATACATGCGCCAGTGGACGTCGATGTCAACACTTGCTCCGTCACGGTTATGCGGGCGGAGGGTGGTGGCCTTGGTTTCCTCTTCCTGTCGGACTACTGCGTCCAAGTATGGAAGAGGAAGACGGACTGTGATGGTGTAGCTTCATGGGTGCTGGGAAGGACTGTTGCACTAGACAACCTACTTTCCATGAATTCAGAGGAGGGGAGTCAGAGCCCGAGGATACTCGGGTTTGCTGAGGACAACAATGTGGTGTTACTGTGGACATTTATCGGCGTCTTCAAAGTCCATTTTGAATCATTGCAGTCTAAAAAACTTCTCGAATCCTACCGCTTTTACCGCTGGTTTCACTATTATCCATTCGAAGCTGTCTATACTGCAG ACGCGGGCATAATGTGA
- the LOC123130147 gene encoding protein BTR1 isoform X3, producing the protein MASSSPPPSSTASRDDDDDDRRQDAMWERRTHARILVSDADAGCIIGKAGSDVHAMEARSGAHIKLSGRGRPLPGTDRRVVLVSGLFRTVMDAAELVLEKLFYLGDQVIDAEATVVLVVPDACCGALIGKGGEVIKSLAEESNAGIMVSPHDICYGFHDRLVTITGHLDNQLQAVFLILSELLDDVRYSSSVASLSFPSSSVRYGGDGQDEHVERYHSRPDTPVRSPDYDSHVQGTLTMGVADEYVGAVIGYGGRTIQEIERVTGVQIKIVKGEFIPGTNEREVVISGTREAVDAAEAMIVQRVSDAAKGRRWQQGGGGGDRRPVKEVE; encoded by the exons atggcctcctcctcgccgcccccgagctccaccgcctcccgcgacgacgacgacgacgaccgccGCCAAG ATGCGATGTGGGAGAGGCGGACGCACGCGAGGATCCTGGTCTCGGACGCCGACGCGGGCTGCATCATCGGCAAGGCCGGCTCCGACGTCCACGCCATGGAGGCCCGCTCCGGGGCCCACATCAAGCTCTCCGGGCGAGGCCGGCCCCTCCCCGGTACGGACCGCAGGGTCGTCCTCGTCTCCGGCCTCTTCCGCACCGTCATGGACGCCGCAGAGCTCGTCCTCGAGAAGCTCTTCTACCTG GGCGACCAGGTGATTGACGCTGAGGCCACCGTGGTGCTCGTGGTGCCCGACGCCTGCTGCGGCGCGCTCATCGGCAAAGGAGGGGAGGTCATCAA GTCCTTAGCTGAGGAGTCAAATGCTGGAATCATGGTCTCACCCCACGACATCTGCTACGGTTTCCATGATAGACTGGTTACGATCACTGGACACTTGGACAATCAGCTGCAGGCAGTATTTCTTATACTGTCCGAGTTGCTTGACGACGTCCGCTACTCATCCTCCGTTGCAA GCCTTAGTTTTCCAAGTTCAAGTGTTCGGTATGGCGGTGATGGGCAAGATGAGCATGTCGAAAGATACCACAGCAGG CCTGACACACCCGTGAGATCGCCTGACTACGACAGCCATGTGCAAGGGACCCTCACCATGGGTGTCGCGGACGAGTACGTGGGCGCTGTCATTGGCTATGGCGGGAGGACCATACAAGAGATCGAACGG GTTACGGGCGTGCAGATCAAAATCGTGAAGGGGGAGTTCATACCTGGGACGAACGAGAG GGAGGTGGTGATCAGCGGGACACGGGAGGCGGTCGATGCGGCGGAGGCGATGATCGTGCAGCGGGTCTCGGACGCCGCCAAAGGTCGCCGCTGGCAGcagggtggcggcggtggcgacaGGCGGCCTGTGAAGGAAGTGGAGTAG
- the LOC123130147 gene encoding protein BTR1 isoform X2, with protein MASSSPPPSSTASRDDDDDDRRQDAMWERRTHARILVSDADAGCIIGKAGSDVHAMEARSGAHIKLSGRGRPLPGTDRRVVLVSGLFRTVMDAAELVLEKLFYLGDQVIDAEATVVLVVPDACCGALIGKGGEVIKSLAEESNAGIMVSPHDICYGFHDRLVTITGHLDNQLQAVFLILSELLDDVRYSSSVASLSFPSSSVRYGGDGQDEHVERYHSRPCARDPHHGCRGRVRGRCHWLWREDHTRDRTGYGRADQNREGGVHTWDEREGGGDQRDTGGGRCGGGDDRAAGLGRRQRSPLAAGWRRWRQAACEGSGVAAVVAVIQQSRA; from the exons atggcctcctcctcgccgcccccgagctccaccgcctcccgcgacgacgacgacgacgaccgccGCCAAG ATGCGATGTGGGAGAGGCGGACGCACGCGAGGATCCTGGTCTCGGACGCCGACGCGGGCTGCATCATCGGCAAGGCCGGCTCCGACGTCCACGCCATGGAGGCCCGCTCCGGGGCCCACATCAAGCTCTCCGGGCGAGGCCGGCCCCTCCCCGGTACGGACCGCAGGGTCGTCCTCGTCTCCGGCCTCTTCCGCACCGTCATGGACGCCGCAGAGCTCGTCCTCGAGAAGCTCTTCTACCTG GGCGACCAGGTGATTGACGCTGAGGCCACCGTGGTGCTCGTGGTGCCCGACGCCTGCTGCGGCGCGCTCATCGGCAAAGGAGGGGAGGTCATCAA GTCCTTAGCTGAGGAGTCAAATGCTGGAATCATGGTCTCACCCCACGACATCTGCTACGGTTTCCATGATAGACTGGTTACGATCACTGGACACTTGGACAATCAGCTGCAGGCAGTATTTCTTATACTGTCCGAGTTGCTTGACGACGTCCGCTACTCATCCTCCGTTGCAA GCCTTAGTTTTCCAAGTTCAAGTGTTCGGTATGGCGGTGATGGGCAAGATGAGCATGTCGAAAGATACCACAGCAGG CCATGTGCAAGGGACCCTCACCATGGGTGTCGCGGACGAGTACGTGGGCGCTGTCATTGGCTATGGCGGGAGGACCATACAAGAGATCGAACGG GTTACGGGCGTGCAGATCAAAATCGTGAAGGGGGAGTTCATACCTGGGACGAACGAGAG GGAGGTGGTGATCAGCGGGACACGGGAGGCGGTCGATGCGGCGGAGGCGATGATCGTGCAGCGGGTCTCGGACGCCGCCAAAGGTCGCCGCTGGCAGcagggtggcggcggtggcgacaGGCGGCCTGTGAAGGAAGTGGAGTAGCAGCGGTAGTAGCGGTGATACAGCAGAGCAGAGCATAG
- the LOC123130147 gene encoding protein BTR1 isoform X4: protein MASSSPPPSSTASRDDDDDDRRQDAMWERRTHARILVSDADAGCIIGKAGSDVHAMEARSGAHIKLSGRGRPLPGTDRRVVLVSGLFRTVMDAAELVLEKLFYLGDQVIDAEATVVLVVPDACCGALIGKGGEVIKSLAEESNAGIMVSPHDICYGFHDRLVTITGHLDNQLQAVFLILSELLDDVRYSSSVASLSFPSSSVRYGGDGQDEHVERYHSRVTGVQIKIVKGEFIPGTNEREVVISGTREAVDAAEAMIVQRVSDAAKGRRWQQGGGGGDRRPVKEVE from the exons atggcctcctcctcgccgcccccgagctccaccgcctcccgcgacgacgacgacgacgaccgccGCCAAG ATGCGATGTGGGAGAGGCGGACGCACGCGAGGATCCTGGTCTCGGACGCCGACGCGGGCTGCATCATCGGCAAGGCCGGCTCCGACGTCCACGCCATGGAGGCCCGCTCCGGGGCCCACATCAAGCTCTCCGGGCGAGGCCGGCCCCTCCCCGGTACGGACCGCAGGGTCGTCCTCGTCTCCGGCCTCTTCCGCACCGTCATGGACGCCGCAGAGCTCGTCCTCGAGAAGCTCTTCTACCTG GGCGACCAGGTGATTGACGCTGAGGCCACCGTGGTGCTCGTGGTGCCCGACGCCTGCTGCGGCGCGCTCATCGGCAAAGGAGGGGAGGTCATCAA GTCCTTAGCTGAGGAGTCAAATGCTGGAATCATGGTCTCACCCCACGACATCTGCTACGGTTTCCATGATAGACTGGTTACGATCACTGGACACTTGGACAATCAGCTGCAGGCAGTATTTCTTATACTGTCCGAGTTGCTTGACGACGTCCGCTACTCATCCTCCGTTGCAA GCCTTAGTTTTCCAAGTTCAAGTGTTCGGTATGGCGGTGATGGGCAAGATGAGCATGTCGAAAGATACCACAGCAGG GTTACGGGCGTGCAGATCAAAATCGTGAAGGGGGAGTTCATACCTGGGACGAACGAGAG GGAGGTGGTGATCAGCGGGACACGGGAGGCGGTCGATGCGGCGGAGGCGATGATCGTGCAGCGGGTCTCGGACGCCGCCAAAGGTCGCCGCTGGCAGcagggtggcggcggtggcgacaGGCGGCCTGTGAAGGAAGTGGAGTAG
- the LOC123130146 gene encoding F-box/kelch-repeat protein At3g17530 — protein sequence MSPAAAPPLEDDNLLSEILLRLPPLPSTLPRASLVCKRWRLLVSDPGFVRRFREHHRHSPPLLGYLIHDSRGISYDPIMDPPDRVPAGRLSLQLDHGYGFSLLGCQHGLVLISHDLPRQILVWDPVTGDQHRIAFPPWVDGIKNQIHGAVLRAAGEAGHFQVVLVQASIWDKQHLQVLACVYSSETGGWGDLILTPIPAPVYCMGLSAVLVGNSFYWRLAGCFCAVLEFDLERQSLAVIQVPVGEGNSFTVMRAEGGGLGLLSLSGLTAQLWKRNTDCDGVASWGKGRTIQLDKLLSPYSHEIAPLFILGFAHENNVVFLTGGDGVIMVQLESLQSKQLCRVDNIFDQHHHAFESVYAAGIGIGGEHDGAELVGNPKVIVC from the exons atgtcgccggcggcggcgccgccgctgGAGGACGACAACCTactctccgagatcctcctccgcctccccccgCTGCCGTCCACCCTCCCCCGCGCCTCCCTCGTCTGCAAGCGCTGGCGCCTCCTCGTCTCCGACCCCGGCTTCGTCCGCCGCTTCCGCGAGCACCACCGCCACAGCCCTCCCCTCCTCGGCTACCTCATCCACGACAGCCGAGGCATCTCGTACGACCCTATCATGGATCCCCCCGACCGCGTCCCCGCCGGGCGCCTCTCCTTGCAGCTCGACCACGGCTACGGCTTCTCGCTCCTCGGCTGCCAACATGGCCTTGTGCTCATCTCCCACGATTTACCGAGGCAGATCCTGGTGTGGGACCCCGTCACCGGCGACCAGCACCGCATCGCCTTTCCCCCATGGGTCGACGGGATCAAAAACCAGATTCATGGGGCGGTGCTTCGTGCTGCCGGCGAGGcgggccacttccaggtggtcctGGTACAGGCCAGCATATGGGACAAACAGCATTTGCAAGTGCTCGCCTGCGTTTATTCGTCAGAGACCGGCGGATGGGGCGATCTTATCTTAACACCAATTCCAGCCCCGGTTTATTGTATGGGCTTGTCGGCCGTTTTGGTTGGGAATTCCTTTTACTGGCGTCTTGCTGGGTGTTTCTGTGCTGTTCTCGAGTTTGATTTGGAGAGGCAGAGCTTGGCTGTGATACAAGTGCCAGTTGGTGAGGGGAATAGCTTCACTGTTATGCGGGCCGAGGGTGGTGGGCTAGGTTTACTCTCCCTGTCAGGCCTCACCGCACAATTATGGAAGAGGAATACCGACTGTGATGGTGTTGCATCATGGGGGAAGGGAAGGACCATTCAACTGGACAAGCTACTTTCTCCGTATTCACACGAGATTGCGCCCCTATTCATATTAGGGTTTGCACATGAAAATAATGTGGTGTTCCTGACGGGTGGTGATGGTGTCATCATGGTACAGCTTGAGTCATTGCAATCCAAGCAACTTTGCAGGGTTGACAACATTTTTGATCAACATCATCATGCATTCGAAAGTGTCTATGCTGCAG GAATAGGCATTGGCGGTGAACATGATGGGGCCGAACTTGTGGGCAATCCAAAAGTGATTGTCTGTTAG
- the LOC123130147 gene encoding protein BTR1 isoform X1, protein MASSSPPPSSTASRDDDDDDRRQDAMWERRTHARILVSDADAGCIIGKAGSDVHAMEARSGAHIKLSGRGRPLPGTDRRVVLVSGLFRTVMDAAELVLEKLFYLGDQVIDAEATVVLVVPDACCGALIGKGGEVIKSLAEESNAGIMVSPHDICYGFHDRLVTITGHLDNQLQAVFLILSELLDDVRYSSSVASLSFPSSSVRYGGDGQDEHVERYHSRPDTPVRSPDYDSHVQGTLTMGVADEYVGAVIGYGGRTIQEIERARYGRADQNREGGVHTWDEREGGGDQRDTGGGRCGGGDDRAAGLGRRQRSPLAAGWRRWRQAACEGSGVAAVVAVIQQSRA, encoded by the exons atggcctcctcctcgccgcccccgagctccaccgcctcccgcgacgacgacgacgacgaccgccGCCAAG ATGCGATGTGGGAGAGGCGGACGCACGCGAGGATCCTGGTCTCGGACGCCGACGCGGGCTGCATCATCGGCAAGGCCGGCTCCGACGTCCACGCCATGGAGGCCCGCTCCGGGGCCCACATCAAGCTCTCCGGGCGAGGCCGGCCCCTCCCCGGTACGGACCGCAGGGTCGTCCTCGTCTCCGGCCTCTTCCGCACCGTCATGGACGCCGCAGAGCTCGTCCTCGAGAAGCTCTTCTACCTG GGCGACCAGGTGATTGACGCTGAGGCCACCGTGGTGCTCGTGGTGCCCGACGCCTGCTGCGGCGCGCTCATCGGCAAAGGAGGGGAGGTCATCAA GTCCTTAGCTGAGGAGTCAAATGCTGGAATCATGGTCTCACCCCACGACATCTGCTACGGTTTCCATGATAGACTGGTTACGATCACTGGACACTTGGACAATCAGCTGCAGGCAGTATTTCTTATACTGTCCGAGTTGCTTGACGACGTCCGCTACTCATCCTCCGTTGCAA GCCTTAGTTTTCCAAGTTCAAGTGTTCGGTATGGCGGTGATGGGCAAGATGAGCATGTCGAAAGATACCACAGCAGG CCTGACACACCCGTGAGATCGCCTGACTACGACAGCCATGTGCAAGGGACCCTCACCATGGGTGTCGCGGACGAGTACGTGGGCGCTGTCATTGGCTATGGCGGGAGGACCATACAAGAGATCGAACGGGCAC GTTACGGGCGTGCAGATCAAAATCGTGAAGGGGGAGTTCATACCTGGGACGAACGAGAG GGAGGTGGTGATCAGCGGGACACGGGAGGCGGTCGATGCGGCGGAGGCGATGATCGTGCAGCGGGTCTCGGACGCCGCCAAAGGTCGCCGCTGGCAGcagggtggcggcggtggcgacaGGCGGCCTGTGAAGGAAGTGGAGTAGCAGCGGTAGTAGCGGTGATACAGCAGAGCAGAGCATAG